From Apis cerana isolate GH-2021 linkage group LG10, AcerK_1.0, whole genome shotgun sequence, one genomic window encodes:
- the LOC108003769 gene encoding MATH and LRR domain-containing protein PFE0570w isoform X2, with product MKRSITEENRETKRSFAKQECINFGYEGSYPSYTSSSSPSTVTQPLPGQPPLPPMPPPSSSVPPPPHVFGPVPSQVTSIQAWTPPTPWQWITPQTSPLPPPPPRDMTTNSFQREMPLRGNYIRRERFTHTKSNIYIQRNNFHRKNRRLARFGHTQTQFDQATYFGATLSNSLGLEWQRNNYTTSTGDTIMNHMPVPLPNHPLPPIPSGILTNRHGKETSDQEIKIIPEEVVGKKLKQRKPMSQSYPSRPWNREDAERALKIENEYNKTVKAQSLIIKFPDPDLNKDIVREFHPGIQNIHFQSPSGPRYCFIQMAESVDIDEAIKELEKIPFGIGHLTVERKSLRDEDNPMPEEIDPYTLYIGNLPESVNVNEVKNKFPTAARVDVGYAQKMRNTRYAFIRYNSVDESISAYKQAHDLMWDTRSIIVRFRRQRGNTCLPGEPKPNVKKTKEEPNSNSQIKKCQKINHIEKSVTKLETDTENKVQDNCNKMQNKTSQIQEQNTNLQSCSSSSTPTSITSAKSGQQQQPWTGQSPQIPSASEAPPPCSTEREPVTETIMLTEIKEEPEDYEEMEMSCNIDDIDDDVDDDDDDDDEEIEEEDDSDDNDEDNEDDYEEDDEEEIDETGINKQEEITEDNEPSDHLDHMFNQLENMVGNISF from the exons atGAAACGTtcg ataacTGAAGAAAATAGGGAAACAAAGCGATCTTTTGCTAAACaagaatgtattaattttggaTATGAAGGTTCCTATCCTTCTTATACTTCTTCTTCATCTCCTTCAACTGTCACACAACCTTTACCAGGACAACCACCATTACCTCCTATGCCTCCTCCTTCTAGTAGTGTTCCACCACCTCCTCATGTATTTGGACCAGTGCCTTCTCAAGTTACATCAATACAAGCATGGACACCTCCTACACCATGGCAATGGATAACACCTCAAACATCTCCTTtacctcctccacctccacgTGATATGACtacaaattcatttcaaagaGAAATGCCTCTTAGAGGTAATTACATACGGCGAGAAAGATTTACACACactaaaagtaatatatatattcaaagaaataactTTCATCGTAAAAACAGAAGACTTGCAAGATTTGGACATACTCAAACACAGTTTGATCAAGCAACATATTTTGGTGCAACATTGAGTAATAGTCTTGGTTTGGAATGgcagagaaataattatactacATCTACAGGTGATACAATTATGAATCATATGCCTGTTCCTCTTCCTAATCATCCTTTACCTCCTATACCTTCAGGGATTTTAACAAATAGACATGGAAAAGAAACTTCAgatcaagaaattaaaatcattcca gaaGAAGTTGTAGGTAAAAAGCTTAAACAAAGAAAACCAATGTCTCAAAGTTATCCTAGTCGACCATGGAATAGAGAAGATGCAGAAAGagctttaaaaattgaaaatgagtACAATAAAACAGTTAAAGCtcaaagtttaataattaaatttccagaTCCTGACCTAAATAAGGATATTGTTAGAGAATTTCATCCtggtattcaaaatattcattttcaaagtCCTAGTGGTCCTAGATATTGTTTTATACAAATGGCAGAAAGTGTTGATATTGATGAAGctataaaagaattagaaaaaataccTTTTGGAATAGGTCATTTAACAGTTGAAAGAAAATCTCTAAGAGATGAAGATAATCCAATGCCTGAAGAAATAGATccttatacattatatataggaAATTTACCAGAATCTGTTAATGTTaatgaagtaaaaaataagtttccaACAGCTGCTCGAGTAGATGTAGGATATGCacagaaaatgagaaatactcg atatgcttttataagatataatagtGTAGATGAATCTATATCTGCTTATAAACAAGCACATGATTTAATGTGGGATACCAGAAGTATTATTGTAAGATTTAGAAGACAACGTGGCAATACTTGTCTTCCTGGAGAACCAAAAcctaatgttaaaaaaactaAAGAAGAACCAAATAGTAattctcaaataaaaaagtgtcaaaaaattaatcacattGAAAAGAGTGTGACAAAATTAGAAACTGATACAGAAAATAAGGTACaagataattgtaataaaatgcaaaataaaacatCACAGATTCAAGAACAGAATACAAATTTGCAATcatgttcttcttcttcaacaCCAACTTCAATCACTTCAGCTAAATCaggacaacaacaacaaccatGG actgGTCAATCACCTCAAATACCTTCTGCATCTGAAGCTCCTCCGCCTTGTTCAACTGAGAGAGAACCAGTTACAGAAACGATAATGCTTacagaaattaaagaagagcCAGAAGATTATGAAGAAATGGAAATGTCATGTAATATTGATGATATAGATGATGATgtagatgatgatgatgatgatgatgatgaagaaATAGAGGAAGAAGACGATTCGGATGATAATGATGAAGATAATGAAGACGATTATGAAGAAgatgatgaagaagaaatagatGAAACTGGAATTAACAAACAAGAAGAAATAACAGAAGATAATGAACCATCAgat caTCTTGATCACATGTTTAATCAATTAGAGAATATGGTTGgtaatattagtttttaa
- the LOC108003769 gene encoding MATH and LRR domain-containing protein PFE0570w isoform X1, whose product MVFLEKITEENRETKRSFAKQECINFGYEGSYPSYTSSSSPSTVTQPLPGQPPLPPMPPPSSSVPPPPHVFGPVPSQVTSIQAWTPPTPWQWITPQTSPLPPPPPRDMTTNSFQREMPLRGNYIRRERFTHTKSNIYIQRNNFHRKNRRLARFGHTQTQFDQATYFGATLSNSLGLEWQRNNYTTSTGDTIMNHMPVPLPNHPLPPIPSGILTNRHGKETSDQEIKIIPEEVVGKKLKQRKPMSQSYPSRPWNREDAERALKIENEYNKTVKAQSLIIKFPDPDLNKDIVREFHPGIQNIHFQSPSGPRYCFIQMAESVDIDEAIKELEKIPFGIGHLTVERKSLRDEDNPMPEEIDPYTLYIGNLPESVNVNEVKNKFPTAARVDVGYAQKMRNTRYAFIRYNSVDESISAYKQAHDLMWDTRSIIVRFRRQRGNTCLPGEPKPNVKKTKEEPNSNSQIKKCQKINHIEKSVTKLETDTENKVQDNCNKMQNKTSQIQEQNTNLQSCSSSSTPTSITSAKSGQQQQPWTGQSPQIPSASEAPPPCSTEREPVTETIMLTEIKEEPEDYEEMEMSCNIDDIDDDVDDDDDDDDEEIEEEDDSDDNDEDNEDDYEEDDEEEIDETGINKQEEITEDNEPSDHLDHMFNQLENMVGNISF is encoded by the exons atggtATTTTTAGAAAAG ataacTGAAGAAAATAGGGAAACAAAGCGATCTTTTGCTAAACaagaatgtattaattttggaTATGAAGGTTCCTATCCTTCTTATACTTCTTCTTCATCTCCTTCAACTGTCACACAACCTTTACCAGGACAACCACCATTACCTCCTATGCCTCCTCCTTCTAGTAGTGTTCCACCACCTCCTCATGTATTTGGACCAGTGCCTTCTCAAGTTACATCAATACAAGCATGGACACCTCCTACACCATGGCAATGGATAACACCTCAAACATCTCCTTtacctcctccacctccacgTGATATGACtacaaattcatttcaaagaGAAATGCCTCTTAGAGGTAATTACATACGGCGAGAAAGATTTACACACactaaaagtaatatatatattcaaagaaataactTTCATCGTAAAAACAGAAGACTTGCAAGATTTGGACATACTCAAACACAGTTTGATCAAGCAACATATTTTGGTGCAACATTGAGTAATAGTCTTGGTTTGGAATGgcagagaaataattatactacATCTACAGGTGATACAATTATGAATCATATGCCTGTTCCTCTTCCTAATCATCCTTTACCTCCTATACCTTCAGGGATTTTAACAAATAGACATGGAAAAGAAACTTCAgatcaagaaattaaaatcattcca gaaGAAGTTGTAGGTAAAAAGCTTAAACAAAGAAAACCAATGTCTCAAAGTTATCCTAGTCGACCATGGAATAGAGAAGATGCAGAAAGagctttaaaaattgaaaatgagtACAATAAAACAGTTAAAGCtcaaagtttaataattaaatttccagaTCCTGACCTAAATAAGGATATTGTTAGAGAATTTCATCCtggtattcaaaatattcattttcaaagtCCTAGTGGTCCTAGATATTGTTTTATACAAATGGCAGAAAGTGTTGATATTGATGAAGctataaaagaattagaaaaaataccTTTTGGAATAGGTCATTTAACAGTTGAAAGAAAATCTCTAAGAGATGAAGATAATCCAATGCCTGAAGAAATAGATccttatacattatatataggaAATTTACCAGAATCTGTTAATGTTaatgaagtaaaaaataagtttccaACAGCTGCTCGAGTAGATGTAGGATATGCacagaaaatgagaaatactcg atatgcttttataagatataatagtGTAGATGAATCTATATCTGCTTATAAACAAGCACATGATTTAATGTGGGATACCAGAAGTATTATTGTAAGATTTAGAAGACAACGTGGCAATACTTGTCTTCCTGGAGAACCAAAAcctaatgttaaaaaaactaAAGAAGAACCAAATAGTAattctcaaataaaaaagtgtcaaaaaattaatcacattGAAAAGAGTGTGACAAAATTAGAAACTGATACAGAAAATAAGGTACaagataattgtaataaaatgcaaaataaaacatCACAGATTCAAGAACAGAATACAAATTTGCAATcatgttcttcttcttcaacaCCAACTTCAATCACTTCAGCTAAATCaggacaacaacaacaaccatGG actgGTCAATCACCTCAAATACCTTCTGCATCTGAAGCTCCTCCGCCTTGTTCAACTGAGAGAGAACCAGTTACAGAAACGATAATGCTTacagaaattaaagaagagcCAGAAGATTATGAAGAAATGGAAATGTCATGTAATATTGATGATATAGATGATGATgtagatgatgatgatgatgatgatgatgaagaaATAGAGGAAGAAGACGATTCGGATGATAATGATGAAGATAATGAAGACGATTATGAAGAAgatgatgaagaagaaatagatGAAACTGGAATTAACAAACAAGAAGAAATAACAGAAGATAATGAACCATCAgat caTCTTGATCACATGTTTAATCAATTAGAGAATATGGTTGgtaatattagtttttaa
- the LOC108003771 gene encoding proliferating cell nuclear antigen — translation MFEARLVQSAILKKVLDAIKDLLTEATFECSDSGIQVQAMDNAHVSLVSLNLRSDGFDKYRCDRNLSMGMTIACMSKILRCAGSEDTVTLRAVDNPENITFIFESPNKEKLAEYEMKLINMDQEHLGIPETSYSCVVKMPSQEFSRICRDLSQFGESITFSCSKEGIKFSASGDYGQATVKLAQTADADNEEEAVIVNMQEPVKLTFSCRYLNCFIKAGPLCAQVQLSMSNDVPLVCEYKIGDIGHIRYYLAPKIDDDEEN, via the exons atgttcGAAGCGCGTTTAGTACAAAGtgcgattttaaaaaaagtattagatgCAATAAAAGATCTTTTAACTGAAGCCACGTTCGAATGTTCCGATTCTGGCATTCAAGTACAAGCAATGGATAATGCTCATGTCTCTTTAGTTTCTCTTAATCTTAGAAGCGAtggttttgataaatatagatgCGATAGAAATTTGTCAATGGGCATGACTATTGCATG cATGTCCAAAATTCTACGATGTGCTGGTTCAGAAGATACAGTGACATTACGAGCAGTAGATAATCcagaaaatattacatttatatttgaatcaccaaataaagaaaaacttgcagaatatgaaatgaaacttATAAATATGGATCAAGAACATCTTGGTATTCCT gAAACTTCATATTCATGTGTTGTAAAAATGCCATCTCAAGAATTTTCACGTATTTGTAGAGATTTAAGTCAATTTGGAGAATCAATAACATTTTCATGCTCTAAGGAAGGTATAAAATTTAGTGCTTCTGGAGATTATGGACAAg ctacTGTTAAATTAGCACAAACAGCAGATGCAGATAATGAAGAAGAAGCAGTAATTGTCAATATGCAAGAACcagtaaaattaacattttcatgTCGTTatcttaattgttttataaaggCTGGACCCTTATGTGCACAAGTACAATTATCAATGTCTAATGATGTGCCTCTTGTATGTGAATACAAAATTGGAGATATTGGACACATTAGATATTATCTGGCACCAAAAATTGATGatgatgaagaaaattaa
- the LOC108003784 gene encoding palmitoyltransferase app isoform X3, translating to MPHITRKWELFPGRNRFCCDGRVMMAPQTGVFYVTVCLIAGTSGLFFAFDCPFLAVHITPAIPVIGGLLFIFVMSALFRTSFSDPGVIPRATLDEAAYIEKQIEVPNNGNSKMYRPPPRTKEVLVKGQPVKLKYCFTCKIFRPPRASHCSLCDNCVERFDHHCPWVGNCVGRRNYRYFYAFIVSLAFLCVFIFACAVTHLIMLTKDDRPFLEAVRISPGSVVVAVICFFSVWSILGLAGFHTYLTTSNQTTNEDIKGSFSIKTGQESFNLYSQGNICGNCFYVLCGPAPPSLIDRRGIVTPEYRAEQERISSDNVITNNKTYGTVKIIQPQSNGTTVQTNPSPDLTGSINNLVSDQHSSQIESINGSTTNSVSQLVTNEVPLASLNIAPIDIDEIAPLPSRQSVVVSSTLDTSSIPSVTVTTPLSASRLRLLQDTTMIESALDLDSLEDASVGRGSQAGLIKMGAV from the exons atgccTCACATAACACGAAAATGGGAACTTTTCCCAGGCAGAAATCGATTTTGTTGTGATGGTAGAGTAATGATGGCACCACAAACTGGAGTTTTTTATGTGACTGTGTGTCTCATTGCTGGAACAAGTGgattattttttgcttttga ttgTCCATTTTTAGCAGTTCATATAACACCTGCTATTCCAGTTATTGgtggtttattatttatttttgtaatgtcTGCTTTGTTCAGAACAAGTTTTAGTGATCCTGGTGTTATTCCAAGAGCAACTCTCGATGAAGCTGCCTATATTGAAAAACAGAttg AGGTGCCAAACAATGGTAATTCTAAAATGTATAGACCTCCACCTCGAACAAAAGAGGTATTAGTCAAAGGACAaccagtaaaattaaaatattgttttacttgtaaaatatttagaccACCAAGAGCTTCACATTGTAGCCTATGTGACAACTGTGTag agAGATTTGATCATCATTGTCCATGGGTGGGAAATTGTGTTGGTAGgagaaattatagatatttttatgccTTTATTGTCTCTTTGGCATTTCTTTGTGTTTTCATATTTGCATGTGCTGTTACACATTTAATAATGC tCACAAAAGATGATAGACCATTTTTAGAAGCAGTGAGGATATCTCCTGGAAGTGTTGTTGTAGCagttatatgttttttttctgtttggAGTATTCTTGGTCTTGCTGGTTTTCATACATATTTAACTACTAGTAATCAGACAACTAATGaagat attaaggggtcattttctattaaaacagGGCAAGaaagtttcaatttatatagtCAAGGAAATATATGTGGAAATTGTTTCTATGTATTGTGTGGACCAGCGCCACCTAGTTTAAttg atCGAAGAGGTATTGTAACTCCAGAATATCGTGCAGAACAAGAAAGAATTAGTAGTGACAATgtaattactaataataaaacttatggtactgtaaaaattatacaaccacag tcTAATGGTACAACTGTTCAAACAAATCCTAGTCCAGATCTCACAGGTTCTATAAACAATCTCGTTTCTGATCAACATTCGTCACAAATTGAATCAATAAATG gtaGTACTACAAACAGCGTGAGTCAACTTGTTACCAATGAAGTACCACTAGCATCACTTAATATAGCTCCAATTGATATCGATGAAATTGCTCCGTTGCCTTCCCGTCAAAGTGTTGTCGTTTCATCTACATTGGATACATCTTCTATACCTTCGGTAACTGTAACAACACCTTTGTCTGCATCTAGACTTAGATTGTTACAAGATACTACCATGATAGAGTCTGCTTTAGATTTAGATTCATTGGAAGATGCAAGTGTTGGTAGAGGCAGTCAAGCAGGACTTATAAAAATGGGAGCAgtataa
- the LOC108003784 gene encoding palmitoyltransferase app isoform X4, whose translation MPHITRKWELFPGRNRFCCDGRVMMAPQTGVFYVTVCLIAGTSGLFFAFDCPFLAVHITPAIPVIGGLLFIFVMSALFRTSFSDPGVIPRATLDEAAYIEKQIEVPNNGNSKMYRPPPRTKEVLVKGQPVKLKYCFTCKIFRPPRASHCSLCDNCVERFDHHCPWVGNCVGRRNYRYFYAFIVSLAFLCVFIFACAVTHLIMLTKDDRPFLEAVRISPGSVVVAVICFFSVWSILGLAGFHTYLTTSNQTTNEDIKGSFSIKTGQESFNLYSQGNICGNCFYVLCGPAPPSLIDRRGIVTPEYRAEQERISSDNVITNNKTYGTVKIIQPQSNGTTVQTNPSPDLTGSINNLVSDQHSSQIESINGFHKTCKV comes from the exons atgccTCACATAACACGAAAATGGGAACTTTTCCCAGGCAGAAATCGATTTTGTTGTGATGGTAGAGTAATGATGGCACCACAAACTGGAGTTTTTTATGTGACTGTGTGTCTCATTGCTGGAACAAGTGgattattttttgcttttga ttgTCCATTTTTAGCAGTTCATATAACACCTGCTATTCCAGTTATTGgtggtttattatttatttttgtaatgtcTGCTTTGTTCAGAACAAGTTTTAGTGATCCTGGTGTTATTCCAAGAGCAACTCTCGATGAAGCTGCCTATATTGAAAAACAGAttg AGGTGCCAAACAATGGTAATTCTAAAATGTATAGACCTCCACCTCGAACAAAAGAGGTATTAGTCAAAGGACAaccagtaaaattaaaatattgttttacttgtaaaatatttagaccACCAAGAGCTTCACATTGTAGCCTATGTGACAACTGTGTag agAGATTTGATCATCATTGTCCATGGGTGGGAAATTGTGTTGGTAGgagaaattatagatatttttatgccTTTATTGTCTCTTTGGCATTTCTTTGTGTTTTCATATTTGCATGTGCTGTTACACATTTAATAATGC tCACAAAAGATGATAGACCATTTTTAGAAGCAGTGAGGATATCTCCTGGAAGTGTTGTTGTAGCagttatatgttttttttctgtttggAGTATTCTTGGTCTTGCTGGTTTTCATACATATTTAACTACTAGTAATCAGACAACTAATGaagat attaaggggtcattttctattaaaacagGGCAAGaaagtttcaatttatatagtCAAGGAAATATATGTGGAAATTGTTTCTATGTATTGTGTGGACCAGCGCCACCTAGTTTAAttg atCGAAGAGGTATTGTAACTCCAGAATATCGTGCAGAACAAGAAAGAATTAGTAGTGACAATgtaattactaataataaaacttatggtactgtaaaaattatacaaccacag tcTAATGGTACAACTGTTCAAACAAATCCTAGTCCAGATCTCACAGGTTCTATAAACAATCTCGTTTCTGATCAACATTCGTCACAAATTGAATCAATAAATG GATTCCATAAAACATGTAAAGTATGA
- the LOC108003784 gene encoding palmitoyltransferase ZDHHC18-A isoform X1: MPHITRKWELFPGRNRFCCDGRVMMAPQTGVFYVTVCLIAGTSGLFFAFDCPFLAVHITPAIPVIGGLLFIFVMSALFRTSFSDPGVIPRATLDEAAYIEKQIEVPNNGNSKMYRPPPRTKEVLVKGQPVKLKYCFTCKIFRPPRASHCSLCDNCVERFDHHCPWVGNCVGRRNYRYFYAFIVSLAFLCVFIFACAVTHLIMLTKDDRPFLEAVRISPGSVVVAVICFFSVWSILGLAGFHTYLTTSNQTTNEDIKGSFSIKTGQESFNLYSQGNICGNCFYVLCGPAPPSLIDRRGIVTPEYRAEQERISSDNVITNNKTYGTVKIIQPQSNGTTVQTNPSPDLTGSINNLVSDQHSSQIESINGELNLLRHTTHYPEDLSKYSQEYIDDTYVPAYPRQYCFQDSIKHVKYDTEIENPDFQRYPCRCEENLHKYSHKCREEYHRCSDNNLIYDQCVSDQKYGIDLQKYPKRYSEDSVRYKINDKSIYTDLQKFPQCYSEDPLRISQSHTLKYNNLRCTVHGLKYPISKNLLPTVVMSRILGAGGMPIIGQNAIGLAVNRFGSEPLTNAFSYTENSLCPNDSTEEDLLNQRFIMSSISDNDDI, from the exons atgccTCACATAACACGAAAATGGGAACTTTTCCCAGGCAGAAATCGATTTTGTTGTGATGGTAGAGTAATGATGGCACCACAAACTGGAGTTTTTTATGTGACTGTGTGTCTCATTGCTGGAACAAGTGgattattttttgcttttga ttgTCCATTTTTAGCAGTTCATATAACACCTGCTATTCCAGTTATTGgtggtttattatttatttttgtaatgtcTGCTTTGTTCAGAACAAGTTTTAGTGATCCTGGTGTTATTCCAAGAGCAACTCTCGATGAAGCTGCCTATATTGAAAAACAGAttg AGGTGCCAAACAATGGTAATTCTAAAATGTATAGACCTCCACCTCGAACAAAAGAGGTATTAGTCAAAGGACAaccagtaaaattaaaatattgttttacttgtaaaatatttagaccACCAAGAGCTTCACATTGTAGCCTATGTGACAACTGTGTag agAGATTTGATCATCATTGTCCATGGGTGGGAAATTGTGTTGGTAGgagaaattatagatatttttatgccTTTATTGTCTCTTTGGCATTTCTTTGTGTTTTCATATTTGCATGTGCTGTTACACATTTAATAATGC tCACAAAAGATGATAGACCATTTTTAGAAGCAGTGAGGATATCTCCTGGAAGTGTTGTTGTAGCagttatatgttttttttctgtttggAGTATTCTTGGTCTTGCTGGTTTTCATACATATTTAACTACTAGTAATCAGACAACTAATGaagat attaaggggtcattttctattaaaacagGGCAAGaaagtttcaatttatatagtCAAGGAAATATATGTGGAAATTGTTTCTATGTATTGTGTGGACCAGCGCCACCTAGTTTAAttg atCGAAGAGGTATTGTAACTCCAGAATATCGTGCAGAACAAGAAAGAATTAGTAGTGACAATgtaattactaataataaaacttatggtactgtaaaaattatacaaccacag tcTAATGGTACAACTGTTCAAACAAATCCTAGTCCAGATCTCACAGGTTCTATAAACAATCTCGTTTCTGATCAACATTCGTCACAAATTGAATCAATAAATGGTGAGTTAAATCTTTTGAGGCACACTACTCATTATCCAGAGGatctttcgaaatattcaCAAGAATACATTGATGATACTTATGTTCCGGCATATCCCCGACAATATTGTTTTCAGGATTCCATAAAACATGTAAAGTATGATACAGAAATAGAAAATCCagattttcaaagatatcCATGTAGGTGTGAAgagaatttacataaatattctcaTAAATGTAGGGAAGAATATCATAGATGTtcggataataatttaatatatgatcaaTGTGTTAGTGATCAAAAATATGGTATTGATCTTCAGAAATATCCGAAAAGATATTCCGAAGATTCtgtacgatataaaattaatgataaaagtatTTACACTGATCTCCAAAAATTTCCACAATGTTACTCTGAAGATCCACTACGAATATCTCAATCTCATactcttaaatataataatttgaggTGCACTGTTCATGGtttaaaatatccaatatCAAAGAATCTTTTGCCAACTGTTGTAATGTCACGAATATTAGGGGCAGGAGGAATGCCAATTATTGGTCAAAATGCAATAGGACTAGCAGTTAACAGATTTGGTTCAGAACCTTTAACTAATGCTTTTTCTTATACAGAAAATTCTTTATGTCCAAATGATAGTACTGAAGAAGATCTTTTAAATCAAAGATTTATCATGAGTTCAATAAGCGATAATGatgatatttaa
- the LOC108003784 gene encoding palmitoyltransferase ZDHHC18-A isoform X2, giving the protein MMAPQTGVFYVTVCLIAGTSGLFFAFDCPFLAVHITPAIPVIGGLLFIFVMSALFRTSFSDPGVIPRATLDEAAYIEKQIEVPNNGNSKMYRPPPRTKEVLVKGQPVKLKYCFTCKIFRPPRASHCSLCDNCVERFDHHCPWVGNCVGRRNYRYFYAFIVSLAFLCVFIFACAVTHLIMLTKDDRPFLEAVRISPGSVVVAVICFFSVWSILGLAGFHTYLTTSNQTTNEDIKGSFSIKTGQESFNLYSQGNICGNCFYVLCGPAPPSLIDRRGIVTPEYRAEQERISSDNVITNNKTYGTVKIIQPQSNGTTVQTNPSPDLTGSINNLVSDQHSSQIESINGELNLLRHTTHYPEDLSKYSQEYIDDTYVPAYPRQYCFQDSIKHVKYDTEIENPDFQRYPCRCEENLHKYSHKCREEYHRCSDNNLIYDQCVSDQKYGIDLQKYPKRYSEDSVRYKINDKSIYTDLQKFPQCYSEDPLRISQSHTLKYNNLRCTVHGLKYPISKNLLPTVVMSRILGAGGMPIIGQNAIGLAVNRFGSEPLTNAFSYTENSLCPNDSTEEDLLNQRFIMSSISDNDDI; this is encoded by the exons ATGATGGCACCACAAACTGGAGTTTTTTATGTGACTGTGTGTCTCATTGCTGGAACAAGTGgattattttttgcttttga ttgTCCATTTTTAGCAGTTCATATAACACCTGCTATTCCAGTTATTGgtggtttattatttatttttgtaatgtcTGCTTTGTTCAGAACAAGTTTTAGTGATCCTGGTGTTATTCCAAGAGCAACTCTCGATGAAGCTGCCTATATTGAAAAACAGAttg AGGTGCCAAACAATGGTAATTCTAAAATGTATAGACCTCCACCTCGAACAAAAGAGGTATTAGTCAAAGGACAaccagtaaaattaaaatattgttttacttgtaaaatatttagaccACCAAGAGCTTCACATTGTAGCCTATGTGACAACTGTGTag agAGATTTGATCATCATTGTCCATGGGTGGGAAATTGTGTTGGTAGgagaaattatagatatttttatgccTTTATTGTCTCTTTGGCATTTCTTTGTGTTTTCATATTTGCATGTGCTGTTACACATTTAATAATGC tCACAAAAGATGATAGACCATTTTTAGAAGCAGTGAGGATATCTCCTGGAAGTGTTGTTGTAGCagttatatgttttttttctgtttggAGTATTCTTGGTCTTGCTGGTTTTCATACATATTTAACTACTAGTAATCAGACAACTAATGaagat attaaggggtcattttctattaaaacagGGCAAGaaagtttcaatttatatagtCAAGGAAATATATGTGGAAATTGTTTCTATGTATTGTGTGGACCAGCGCCACCTAGTTTAAttg atCGAAGAGGTATTGTAACTCCAGAATATCGTGCAGAACAAGAAAGAATTAGTAGTGACAATgtaattactaataataaaacttatggtactgtaaaaattatacaaccacag tcTAATGGTACAACTGTTCAAACAAATCCTAGTCCAGATCTCACAGGTTCTATAAACAATCTCGTTTCTGATCAACATTCGTCACAAATTGAATCAATAAATGGTGAGTTAAATCTTTTGAGGCACACTACTCATTATCCAGAGGatctttcgaaatattcaCAAGAATACATTGATGATACTTATGTTCCGGCATATCCCCGACAATATTGTTTTCAGGATTCCATAAAACATGTAAAGTATGATACAGAAATAGAAAATCCagattttcaaagatatcCATGTAGGTGTGAAgagaatttacataaatattctcaTAAATGTAGGGAAGAATATCATAGATGTtcggataataatttaatatatgatcaaTGTGTTAGTGATCAAAAATATGGTATTGATCTTCAGAAATATCCGAAAAGATATTCCGAAGATTCtgtacgatataaaattaatgataaaagtatTTACACTGATCTCCAAAAATTTCCACAATGTTACTCTGAAGATCCACTACGAATATCTCAATCTCATactcttaaatataataatttgaggTGCACTGTTCATGGtttaaaatatccaatatCAAAGAATCTTTTGCCAACTGTTGTAATGTCACGAATATTAGGGGCAGGAGGAATGCCAATTATTGGTCAAAATGCAATAGGACTAGCAGTTAACAGATTTGGTTCAGAACCTTTAACTAATGCTTTTTCTTATACAGAAAATTCTTTATGTCCAAATGATAGTACTGAAGAAGATCTTTTAAATCAAAGATTTATCATGAGTTCAATAAGCGATAATGatgatatttaa